The window GTCGCCTGACAGGGAATTCTCAGATGGAGCTGGTAGCCCATCCAGATCGCTGTGCGTGGTTTCCCTGCTGGCAGTGGATGCCACAGCGAGGTGCTCGAACGAGCGGCCGCCGCTGCTTGTCCAGCTGAGCGGTCGTTCTGAGATCATAGCCCGTACCTGGGCAATATGACCGGCGGGCCTGAAGGATAGgaaagaagcagccgatGACTCGGACAGGGTTGTGGATGTTCGATCACTCTTGGCAGGAGAACTGCGGCCGTCGAGGTCAACAGACCCAGCATCCTTTCGCCGGCTGTAGAACGGACCCAAGCCCATGCCAAAGATAGAGCTTCGGGGCGTTGCAAAGGGATCTTCAATAAACGAATCTCCGTGCTCGCTCGGCTCGTGCCTTTCTCCGGGGGGTATTGTGGCCATTAGACGCTCCCGGAAGATtgcttcatcctcttcacGCTCGTCAATCGGATGGATCTCGCTTGTTAGATCGCTACGTCGTCGATACTGCGTGGTCCCCGAGAGCCTGTAAGATCTGGCATTCATGGGTGGTTGATGGCCCTGCTTCGATGGATTGCCAGCATCCATGAGCAGCCCTGCTCTTTCCGGTGAACTTCCACCAGGATCCCTCCAGTTTGGCCGGCCGCCATAACCACGATTCCCTGTCCACGGATAGGCAGTAGCTGGGTCTTGCTTCTCACTCATATGGGAGCCTCGGATGCTGCTCGCCTGGAACGGATCATCTCTGCCCCAGAAGTGGGCGCGTTCGGCTCCCAGGGCCAAGTCCCGGAGTTGAGAGTCGCGCTTGCCCCGGACCATTCGTTTTCTCCAAAGCATCCACGCAAAAAACAGCAGGGTGATCAAGACGGGAATTCCAAACCCCAAGCCGAGACCCAGGCCAACTTTCTGCCCGTTTGACAGACTGCCGCCATCGCTTGATGTCGAGGCTGCCTGAGAATGAGCTTCAGGGTTTGTGTAGGAAGTGACCCAACTGTCCGTTTTCACGTTGTAGAGATAGACCTGCGAATTTTTTTGTGCGGTGGATGCGGCGCGTTTTGATGATTGTTTTGGGATACTGTACCCTCCAGCAATCATCATCACGCCGCCCGGAAGCATCGCTGCGGCATGTCCGAAGATCCCAGTGCCTTCGGGAAGACCCAATCCATTGGATGAGGGAATTTTCCAGCTCCAGTCTGTGCCACTATAGTTTTCTCCAAGCTCCAGAACTGCGAACTGCGGGTCCGCGGGGACACTGGTATCCCCTACCCAGCCTCCGAGCACAAACACCTTGCGGCCATCTTGCGAGAGCAGTGCGGTATGACCTGATCGAGGCTCCACCGTGGCCTGCCCACGAATGGCCAACTCTGCCCTTGACGTAGACTCTTTGTTCACCGAGACAAAACTCCAACTTTCTTGCGGTAGAGAAAACACGGCGAGTTCAGACATGTTCAGAAAAGCATTCTGGGTATGTCCACCGATAAGAAGGAAGTCCTGTTGCTTGTCTGTCGAGGCGGTCGAGTAAGTAGGTGACAGTGGGACAATGACACTGCCTGCCTCCGGGATCGGTGGTGCGCGGGCTCCAGTCGTCGAGGATTGGTAGTCGGTGCTATGAGGCCCTGTGGGATTCAACATGATTGTCGACTGGGAGTAGTTCGCCGCAGAAATCCAACTGCCATTTTTGCTGTTCAGGAACGGACACATCCCGCCGAACACAAAAATGCTGGCTTCACTTGTATTGGTCGTCGAGAAGGTAAACCCTGCCGCCAGGTAGTTTGGTCGGTTTGAGTCCGAGCTCAGAGACAGTCGTTCCCAAGTCCCATTGCCATTCGAACTGCGTTTCTGCGGGCGGAAGCGCCATAGATCCGGAttcggagaagaaggatggcaGTCGCCGGAGTAGACTGCGATGGCACCTTGATCGTTGATGATAGGGATGAATGTGGAGGTCTCGTCATTGCTCTGGAACGGTGTTCGATCCAGCAAGGTCTTGTATGACGGACTGCCAGCATCGACGCTACTGGAAAGATTTAGGGAAAGGAATTCGGTTGCGCCTGTGCCGGAACTGCTAGGTTGGAGGAGATATGCGAAGGAGTCATTGTGTtgagaggagaggaagagcgaggagggGGCGTAGGGCACGGCCGCGGAGGCGGGGTGTATGAGCGACAGTAGAAGCAAACGAAGCTTCTTTGGATGACGGTGGTGATTCATGGCGGGGCCGAATGGAACTGCGAGACACGTTCAAACGGGAATGAAGGGACGCATTCCAGGATCGACCAGCATGATGCGTGTGCCACGAGGTTGGCAGAGAGAGCTGTCTGCGAGGAatgagaggaagatgttCGCTAGGTGGCAAGTACCCAGATAAACAACGCGATCTGGGGGGGCTGAAGGCCTGGACTGGTGTGCGATCGAAGAAACCCAATCACGGAGGTGGTGTCGATTCATAGATTGCCGAGCGGGGATCAACACCGGTTGCCCGGGGCAACCCAGAGTATACACCGTCGGGTTTTATACGGAATACTCTTCCATATTAATGAATTGAGTGCCACAGACCTAGCGTGTTTTACGAGGCGAATTCTAACGGGTCGGTTT of the Penicillium psychrofluorescens genome assembly, chromosome: 1 genome contains:
- a CDS encoding uncharacterized protein (ID:PFLUO_001875-T1.cds;~source:funannotate), whose amino-acid sequence is MNHHRHPKKLRLLLLSLIHPASAAVPYAPSSLFLSSQHNDSFAYLLQPSSSGTGATEFLSLNLSSSVDAGSPSYKTLLDRTPFQSNDETSTFIPIINDQGAIAVYSGDCHPSSPNPDLWRFRPQKRSSNGNGTWERLSLSSDSNRPNYLAAGFTFSTTNTSEASIFVFGGMCPFLNSKNGSWISAANYSQSTIMLNPTGPHSTDYQSSTTGARAPPIPEAGSVIVPLSPTYSTASTDKQQDFLLIGGHTQNAFLNMSELAVFSLPQESWSFVSVNKESTSRAELAIRGQATVEPRSGHTALLSQDGRKVFVLGGWVGDTSVPADPQFAVLELGENYSGTDWSWKIPSSNGLGLPEGTGIFGHAAAMLPGGVMMIAGGYSIPKQSSKRAASTAQKNSQVYLYNVKTDSWVTSYTNPEAHSQAASTSSDGGSLSNGQKVGLGLGLGFGIPVLITLLFFAWMLWRKRMVRGKRDSQLRDLALGAERAHFWGRDDPFQASSIRGSHMSEKQDPATAYPWTGNRGYGGRPNWRDPGGSSPERAGLLMDAGNPSKQGHQPPMNARSYRLSGTTQYRRRSDLTSEIHPIDEREEDEAIFRERLMATIPPGERHEPSEHGDSFIEDPFATPRSSIFGMGLGPFYSRRKDAGSVDLDGRSSPAKSDRTSTTLSESSAASFLSFRPAGHIAQVRAMISERPLSWTSSGGRSFEHLAVASTASRETTHSDLDGLPAPSENSLSGDSFSTAQTTVIQRQAENESLLFDDAIPSRGSSPSKLPREYKPRASDWMMQTMRRALTFTRRGTNSFKEASFAPLASGVDRRSTIIGSGANDHDPNFNTPRRAVSASAELFRRKQGARDWGANKSVSNDVFSTPRSTRDDMFLGAPGYLGDDDDGNYDIDEDDHDWDVEGAAEGRRVQVTFTVPREKLRVVNITAGDLDNISERSISRSFSDGPASLGRRKVSA